GGCAAAGTCGCTCAGGGTGTTGTCACCTACTGGACAAGAATCGATGTAATTGCCAAAGATGTGCCTCTTCGGCCCAATATGACCGCCACGGTCGACATTGTCGTGCAGCGAAAAGCCGACGTCATGCTCGTTCCTAATCGCGCCGTGAAACGAGCCACCGCCGGCCGCTACACCGTGGACGTATGGAACGGCAAGGCCGTCGACACTCGCAATGTCACCATCGGTCTGAGCAACGATACAGTGACCGAGATCGTCAGCGGGCTGCAAACAGGCGAGGAGGTCGTCATCTCCAGCAGCTCTGCCGGCTTGCTTCAGCGACTGGGTCAACGCCAGGGCTTGTTTTTCGGAGGAGCATCCAGGTGATTCAGCTCGATTCTGTCACCAAGGTCTACAACATGGGCTCCGTTGAGGTGAACGCGCTGCGCGGCATCGACCTCAAGATCGAACCGGGCGAGTTCATCGCCATTATGGGGCCGTCTGGATCCGGCAAGAGCACTCTGATGAACATCCTGGGCTGTCTCGACCAGCCCTCGGGAGGGAGCTACCGGCTGGACGGTCTCTCGGTAGCGCAGATGAATGATGACCAGCTGGCCGAAGTGCGGAACCGCAAGATCGGCTTTGTCTTTCAGAACTATAACCTGCTGGCGCGAACGAGCGCCATCGATAACGTCGAGATCCCCATGGTGTACGCCGGCGTGTCACTGGCGGACCGTCACAGGAAAGCAGTTGACGCGCTCAAGAGCGTTGGCCTCGCCGAGCGATTGCACCACAAACCCAACCAGCTATCCGGCGGCGAGCAGCAACGTGTGGCCATCGCTCGCTCGCTGGTCAATGAACCATCGATCATTCTGGCCGACGAGCCGACCGGCAACCTCGACAGCCGCACGGGACGTGAGATTATCAGCATCTTTCAGCATCTCAACCGCGACCGCGGAATGACCATTATCTTTGTCACACACGACCCGGAAGTAGCCGCTTGCACCAGACGGATCGTGCGCCTGAGAGACGGTTTGGTCGTGGGCGAGGAGCTCGTGAACCAACCATGCAGCTCGGAGGTCCCCGCCGGCCCGGAAAGCGCGGCAAACCGGCCATGAACATCCTCGAGAGCATCCGACTGGCCACGCGTGGCCTGTCGGCCAACAAGCTTCGCTCGGCGCTCACCATGCTCGGCATCATCATCGGCGTTGGGGCAGTGGTAGCGTTGCTGTCCGTCGGTCAGGGCGCCCAGGCGGCCATCACCGCGCAGATACAGGGCATTGGCTCCAACGTCGTCTTTGTCTTCCCTGGCGCGCTCACCCAATCGGGCATGTCCTTCGGTGCCGGCTCCTCGGCGACACTGACCATGGAGGACGCCGAGGCGATGGCGGATCCACTCAACTGCCCCGATTTGGTGGCCGTGGCGCCTCAACAGCAGCGAAATGCGCAGCTCGTGTTCCGCAACCGGAACACCAATGCCAGCGTCGTTGGCACAACCCCTGAGTATTCGTTCGTCCGCAAGGCCGAACCGGCGCAGGGTCGCTTCTTTGATGACCAGGACGTGGCTTCCTCCTCCAGAGTGGCAGTGCTCGGCGCGCAGCTAGCACTCGACCTCTTCGATCAAGAAGACGCCGTTGGACAGACCATTCGCATCAACCGCGTGCCGTTTCGCGTTATCGGGGTTCTCGTGGAACAAGGAGGCGGTGGTCCAACCGATACTTCGCTCTACGTGCCCATAACAACGGCCAGGTCGCGCCTGTTTGGCTCAACCATTGCCCGTGGCGGCGGCAGGTCAGTGCAGCTCATCATTGCGTCGGCGGTGAGTGAGAGCCGCATCGACGCCGCTGTCCAGCAAATCACCGACCTGCTGCGCCGAAGACACAAGATCGAATACGATGACGACGACTTTTCCGTCACCAGCCAGAAGGACATCCTCGGCGTGCTCAATCAGGTCACCGATATCCTGACTCTGTTTCTGGCGGCCATCGCCGCCATCTCCCTACTGGTCGGCGGGATCGGCATTATGAATATCATGCTGGTGTCGGTTACCGAACGCACCAGAGAGATCGGTA
The Chloroflexi bacterium ADurb.Bin180 DNA segment above includes these coding regions:
- the macB_1 gene encoding Macrolide export ATP-binding/permease protein MacB, producing MIQLDSVTKVYNMGSVEVNALRGIDLKIEPGEFIAIMGPSGSGKSTLMNILGCLDQPSGGSYRLDGLSVAQMNDDQLAEVRNRKIGFVFQNYNLLARTSAIDNVEIPMVYAGVSLADRHRKAVDALKSVGLAERLHHKPNQLSGGEQQRVAIARSLVNEPSIILADEPTGNLDSRTGREIISIFQHLNRDRGMTIIFVTHDPEVAACTRRIVRLRDGLVVGEELVNQPCSSEVPAGPESAANRP
- the macB_2 gene encoding Macrolide export ATP-binding/permease protein MacB produces the protein MQLGGPRRPGKRGKPAMNILESIRLATRGLSANKLRSALTMLGIIIGVGAVVALLSVGQGAQAAITAQIQGIGSNVVFVFPGALTQSGMSFGAGSSATLTMEDAEAMADPLNCPDLVAVAPQQQRNAQLVFRNRNTNASVVGTTPEYSFVRKAEPAQGRFFDDQDVASSSRVAVLGAQLALDLFDQEDAVGQTIRINRVPFRVIGVLVEQGGGGPTDTSLYVPITTARSRLFGSTIARGGGRSVQLIIASAVSESRIDAAVQQITDLLRRRHKIEYDDDDFSVTSQKDILGVLNQVTDILTLFLAAIAAISLLVGGIGIMNIMLVSVTERTREIGIRKAVGAKRRDILVQFLIEAMVLSVLGGVVGIAFGAAVAGVVTATGVLYTKVSLQAVALSVTFSMAVGLFFGIYPATRAASLNPIQALRYE